From the Paraflavitalea soli genome, the window TAACCACTACCCTGGCAGGCAATTTCAATAAACTCACCATCGAAAGCATTCATACCAGCCCCAAGCTGGTGGGCAAAGAAGACAATTACCTCAGCGCCCGGGAAAAATCATTCATTATCGCCTCTGCCCCCAAAAGCAAGATCAACCTGACTGTCGACTATACCATCGCAAAATTCAGCGCCACGGCTCGCCTGGTACGCTTTGGCGAAGTGACCCTGCTGGGCTACGATGACAAACCCAATGTATACGATCCCAAAGTGACCACCGACCTCACGCTGGGCTACCGTATTTCCAGGAATATAGCGCTGTATGCCGGCGCCGACAACCTGTTCAATGTATATCCCGATAAGCAGGACCAGGAAAATACCGAAGAAGGCGGCCTGTGGGATTCTGTGCAAATGAATTTCGGCGGCCGTCACTATTTTGCCCGCCTGAGCTTTACGTTCTAAAAACATAGAATACAGGATACAGAATTTAGAATACAGAATTTAAGCCCGGAACAGAGCCCGAATAATAGAAACTGAAAACAGCATAGCGCCCAGGCAGTTCCTTTGCAACTTCATTTTTCTATGATGCCGGCTGTTATTCCGTATTCTACATACTGGATTCTATATTCTGTATTCTATAGTCTGCATTCTATTTCGTCTTCGTACTTTTGCCCTCTTAACAAAAAAACATGATGGATTTTCTTGCCTCGCTGAAAATACAAGCGAATAATGCCGGGGTGTCAACCGGCAAAGCATGGATCAATACGACAGGCACGCCCATTCAATCCCATTCCCCGGTGGATGGTAAGCTCATCGGCACCGTACAACCCGCCGATCGGGCAGGTTATGAAGCCGTGATCACCAAAGCCGAAGAAGCTTTCCTGGCCTGGCGCCAGTGGCCCGCCCCCAAGAGAGGGGAAGTGGTGCGCCAGATAGGCGAAGCCCTCCGTCAATACAAAGAGCCGCTGGGCAAATTAGTGTCTTATGAAATGGGCAAAAGCCTGCAGGAAGGATATGGCGAAGTACAGGAAATGATCGACATCTGCGATTTTGCAGTAGGACTTTCCCGCCAGTTGCATGGCTTCACCATGCACAGTGAGCGGCCCGCCCACCGCATGTACGAGCAATGGCATCCCCTGGGTATTGTAGGTATTATCTCCGCCTTCAACTTCCCCGTGGCGGTATGGAGCTGGAATACCATGCTGGGCTGGGTATGTGGTAATGTGTGTGTGTGGAAACCATCAGAAAAAACACCCCTTTGCGCAGTAGCCTGTCAGCATATCATTGCCGAAGTATTTGCTAAAAATAATGTACCGGAAGGTGTAAGCGGGCTGATCATTGGCAACCGCGATGCCGGTGAATGGATGGCTGCCGACGGCCGGATACCCCTCGTATCAGCCACCGGCTCTACCCGCATGGGCAAAGCAGTAGGAGCTGCCGTAGGCGCCCGCCTGGGCAAGGCCCTGCTGGAACTGGGCGGTAACAATGCCATCATCATTTCCAAAGATGCGGACCTCGACATCGCCCTGCGTGGCGCAATCTTCGGTGCGGTAGGTACGGCCGGACAACGTTGTACCACCACCCGCCGCCTCATCATCCACGAATCTGTTTATGATACAGTAAAGAATAAACTGGTAAGTGCTTACAAGCAACTCAGCATTGGCGATCCCCTGGATGAAAAGAACCATGTAGGCCCCCTCATCGATACAGATGCCGTACGCCTCTACAGTCAATCCATTGAAGCCTGCAAAAAGGAAGGCGGCACTTTCATTGTGGAAGGCGGTGTGCTGGAAGGCAAGGGCTACGAAAGCGGCTGTTATGTAAAACCCTGTATTGCCGAAGCGCAACCCGGGTATGCCATTGTACAGCACGAAACCTTTGCACCGATCTTATACCTGTTGAAATACAAGACCCTCGAAGAAGCCATCGCTATTCAGAATGGCGTACCGCAGGGGCTCTCTTCCTCCATCATGACCCTCAACCTACGCGAAGCAGAACAATTCCTCTCCTATGCCGGCAGCGATTGCGGCATTGCCAACGTGAATATTGGCACCTCAGGAGCAGAGATCGGCGGTGCTTTTGGAGGGGAAAAAGAGACCGGTGGCGGACGGGAAAGCGGCAGTGATGCCTGGAAAGCCTATATGCGCCGGCAAACCAATACCATCAATTATTCCACCCAACTGCCTTTGGCACAGGGCATTAAATTCGATCTATAAGAAAAGAATACAGAATTTAGAATCCAGTATACAGAAGAAATACAGGGGCCGACCAGGCAAACCCGCAAAAGCTTCTGGATACTGGATTCTGTATTCTACATTCTGTCTCTTTTCCCCCATACTATTTTGTCGTCCAATTCGTTAGTAATGGTTGGAAAGCTACCTCTTTATGAAAAAATTGTTTACCCTGTTATCCTTTTTGGTGATCGTTTCTTCCGGCTTTGCCCAGCTCAGGCTGGCCGTGCTCGCTGGTCCCCATTCCGCTTCCATTGATGAAAAGAACAGTATTCCGGGCTGGGATGCCAAAGTAAAGCCCTTCTATACCAGTCGTGGCGGCTTTAATGCCGGTTTCCTGGCAGAAATACCTCTCAACCGCACCGGCAACCTGGCCCTGCAGCCTGGTTTCTTTTATATGTCCAAGGGCAGGAAGTTCCAGCAGGCTTTTGATACTTCCGTAGTCCATACGGACACCTTATCCCTTAAAAGCAATTTCTTTCTCAATTACATCGATATCCCCATCAACCTCACGTATAAAATGCCCCTTGGTAAAAAGGGTAAGTTCTTTGTAAGTGCAGGCCCCTATATCAGCTTCTTCTACAATGGCAAGACCAAATCGGAATTATTGGTGGCGCCCACCGATACCACGCTCAAGTTTAGCAAGGCAGAAGATGATATCGAAGTAGGTAAGGGTAAGAACAAGGCAAAAACCTTCGATTTTGGTATCAATGGAAGGGCGGGCTTTGAATTGGGCAACGTCATCCTCTCTGGCTTCTACAGTCAGGGCCTCAGCAATTTCTTCGAAGCTGATTATGATGGCACTTTCAAACACAAGGTGATCGGCGCTTCCATCGGTTTCTGGCTCAGCAAGGCAAAACCGCCTGCCCCGCCCAAACCCAGGGATAAGGACAAGGATGGTATACCCGACGACCAGGATGCCTGCCCCACCCTGCCCGGTACAGCGCTCACCAATGGCTGCCCGGATAAAGATGGGGATGGTATTGCCGATCATGTAGACAAATGCCCCGAAATACCCGGTGTAGCGGCTTATAAAGGCTGCCCCATACCCGATACAGATAAGGATGGTGTGAATGACAAGGAAGACAAGTGTCCTACAGAAGCCGGTCCTGCCTCCAATAATGGCTGTCCCCTGCCCAAACCTGAGCCGGATACCGATGGCGATGGCGTGATCGACAAGGAAGACAAATGCCCTACAGAAGCTGGCCCCAGGGCCAATAATGGCTGTCCGGTGATCCGGCAGGAAGCCATTGAAAAAGTAAACTATGCAGCCCGCAACATATTATTCCAGAAAGGCAGTGAAAACCTGGCCGGCAGCTCCCATACAGCATTGCTGGATGTGATCGCCATCCTTCAAAAGAACCCGGCGCTTCACCTGACCATTGATGGGTATACCGATAATAGCGGTCAGGCGGCTAAAAACCTGCAGTTATCGCAGAAACGGGCCGATATGGTGAAGAAATACCTGACCGACAGGGGTATTGCTGCCGACAGGCTGAAAGCAACCGGTAATGGATCGGCCAAACCTATTGCTGATAACTCAACCGAGGAAGGCCGTACCAAAAACAGGCGTGTGGAACTCAAACTGGTCGAATAACCTGCTGCTACGAAATATTCATAGGCCATTCATGTAATCTTCCGGCATGAATGGCCTTCTTTTTATACTTTGGGCACAGGATTAGTTGAGACAGCAGGAAGTTACTGCCGACTGCCGATTGCCGGCTCATCGCCGAATAAATAACGTTAATAAATAGTAAAAAACAAGATATTTGCGACTTTGCAACAAACGCATCAGGTAAGAAAAACATCTGAGAGTAAGTAATAAATCAATCACAATGATTAAACCGGTAAAAGTTACAGGGCTGGCTGTCGCCCTTGTGTTGACAGGATTCATCTCGCAGGCTCAACAGGATAACCATACGCAAACAGAAGAATTACCCAAAGGCTGGCATTTGCTGGATAAGGCGAAAGATGGTTATTATGGCATCAGTGTAGACAAGGCCTATGAATTCATCAAGTCCAAGAAATTAAAAGGCAAAACAGTAGTGGTAGCCGTTATCGACTCCGGTGTGGATACCCTGCACGAAGACCTGAAAGATATATTGTGGAAAAATCCCAAAGAGATACCGGGCAATGGCATCGACGATGACGGCAACGGTTATGTAGATGATGTGTATGGCTGGAACTTTATCGGTAACAAAGACGGCCGCAACCTTAAGCAGGATTCTTATGAAGGCGCCCGTGTGTACCACAAACTGAAACCCAAGTACGACGGCAAGAAAATCGATCCTGCTACTTTAAAAGGTGATGACCTGGCCGAATACCATATGTGGCTCAAAGCAAAGTCGCGCATTGAAGGCGGCGATGGCGAACCACAGATCGATCTGGGGTTGCTGAAACGCCTGCTCAAAGGCGCCAAGAAAGGCGATAGCATCCTGCAGGTAGCTTTAAGCAAAGAAACATTCACCGGCAACGACCTGGATACCATGACGGCTGCCGATCCTGTAGCCAAAGCAGCCCGTGAAAACCTGCTCTATCTCTTCCGCGCCAACCAGCGTATGGACCAAACCAATAAGGACCTCATTGGTGATTTTGATGAATTTGTAAGCGGTGAAGAAAGGAAAGCAGAAGCCAAAGACAAAGTGCCCCCCAGCTACCGGGCCGACATTGTGGGCGATAACGAAGACGATATCAATGATAAATATTACGGCAATCCCGATGTAATGGCCTCTACCCCCTTCCATGGCACCCACGTAGCCGGTATCATCGGCGCCGTGCGCAACAATGGCAAGGGTATGGACGGTGTAGCCGACAATGTGCGCATCATGATGATCCGTGCCGTGCCCGATGGTGATGAGCACGATAAAGACATTGCCCTGGCTATCCGCTATGCGGTAGACAATGGCGCAAAGATCATCAACATGAGTTTTGGTAAGGATTTCTCTCCCCGGAAGAAATGGATCGATGAGGCTGTAAAATATGCTGATACCAAAGGTGTATTACTGGTACATGCGGCAGGTAACGATGCCAAGAATGTAGATACTGCCGACAACTTTCCCAATCCCGTATCCGTGGATGGTAAGACAAAAGCTACCAATTGGATCACCGTTGGGGCCAGTGGCGACCCCAAAGCAGGTGGCATCACGGCTTCTTTCTCCAACTATGGTAAAAAAGAAGTAGATGTGTTTGCACCCGGTGTAAAGATCTATTCCACCATTCCCGGCACCACCACCTATGGTAATGCACAGGGAACCAGCATGGCCTCACCGGTAGTAGCCGGCGCAGCGGCCTTCCTGCTGGAATATTTCCCTTACCTCACCCCCGAGCAGATCAAATACTGCCTGGAAAAATCAGCCCAGGCTCCTCCTGACAAGGTAAATAAACCCGGTACTGATGAGGAAGTAAACCTGTCTGAGATCAGCAAGACCGGTGGTGTGATCAATGTATACGAAGCCGCCAAGATTGCAGCCACCCTGCAGCCTGCCAAAGCAGCTCCGCAGAAGAAGACACCCAAACCTACTTTGCAGAATAAGAAGGGGTAAGGCAGTCAATAGATCATAAGTTTGAAAAGCGTTTACCGGTAACATGGTAAACGCTTTTTTCTTGTCAACTCTTTTCAATAGCTTTAGCTAAACAATCCAACTATG encodes:
- the amaB gene encoding L-piperidine-6-carboxylate dehydrogenase; translated protein: MMDFLASLKIQANNAGVSTGKAWINTTGTPIQSHSPVDGKLIGTVQPADRAGYEAVITKAEEAFLAWRQWPAPKRGEVVRQIGEALRQYKEPLGKLVSYEMGKSLQEGYGEVQEMIDICDFAVGLSRQLHGFTMHSERPAHRMYEQWHPLGIVGIISAFNFPVAVWSWNTMLGWVCGNVCVWKPSEKTPLCAVACQHIIAEVFAKNNVPEGVSGLIIGNRDAGEWMAADGRIPLVSATGSTRMGKAVGAAVGARLGKALLELGGNNAIIISKDADLDIALRGAIFGAVGTAGQRCTTTRRLIIHESVYDTVKNKLVSAYKQLSIGDPLDEKNHVGPLIDTDAVRLYSQSIEACKKEGGTFIVEGGVLEGKGYESGCYVKPCIAEAQPGYAIVQHETFAPILYLLKYKTLEEAIAIQNGVPQGLSSSIMTLNLREAEQFLSYAGSDCGIANVNIGTSGAEIGGAFGGEKETGGGRESGSDAWKAYMRRQTNTINYSTQLPLAQGIKFDL
- a CDS encoding OmpA family protein, whose amino-acid sequence is MKKLFTLLSFLVIVSSGFAQLRLAVLAGPHSASIDEKNSIPGWDAKVKPFYTSRGGFNAGFLAEIPLNRTGNLALQPGFFYMSKGRKFQQAFDTSVVHTDTLSLKSNFFLNYIDIPINLTYKMPLGKKGKFFVSAGPYISFFYNGKTKSELLVAPTDTTLKFSKAEDDIEVGKGKNKAKTFDFGINGRAGFELGNVILSGFYSQGLSNFFEADYDGTFKHKVIGASIGFWLSKAKPPAPPKPRDKDKDGIPDDQDACPTLPGTALTNGCPDKDGDGIADHVDKCPEIPGVAAYKGCPIPDTDKDGVNDKEDKCPTEAGPASNNGCPLPKPEPDTDGDGVIDKEDKCPTEAGPRANNGCPVIRQEAIEKVNYAARNILFQKGSENLAGSSHTALLDVIAILQKNPALHLTIDGYTDNSGQAAKNLQLSQKRADMVKKYLTDRGIAADRLKATGNGSAKPIADNSTEEGRTKNRRVELKLVE
- a CDS encoding S8 family peptidase, encoding MIKPVKVTGLAVALVLTGFISQAQQDNHTQTEELPKGWHLLDKAKDGYYGISVDKAYEFIKSKKLKGKTVVVAVIDSGVDTLHEDLKDILWKNPKEIPGNGIDDDGNGYVDDVYGWNFIGNKDGRNLKQDSYEGARVYHKLKPKYDGKKIDPATLKGDDLAEYHMWLKAKSRIEGGDGEPQIDLGLLKRLLKGAKKGDSILQVALSKETFTGNDLDTMTAADPVAKAARENLLYLFRANQRMDQTNKDLIGDFDEFVSGEERKAEAKDKVPPSYRADIVGDNEDDINDKYYGNPDVMASTPFHGTHVAGIIGAVRNNGKGMDGVADNVRIMMIRAVPDGDEHDKDIALAIRYAVDNGAKIINMSFGKDFSPRKKWIDEAVKYADTKGVLLVHAAGNDAKNVDTADNFPNPVSVDGKTKATNWITVGASGDPKAGGITASFSNYGKKEVDVFAPGVKIYSTIPGTTTYGNAQGTSMASPVVAGAAAFLLEYFPYLTPEQIKYCLEKSAQAPPDKVNKPGTDEEVNLSEISKTGGVINVYEAAKIAATLQPAKAAPQKKTPKPTLQNKKG